TGGAAACTGCTCCAGTCCGCGACGCCTCTTCACTGGCGAGGAAACGGCGCGTCTTGAGGAAGGTCAAGGCTCTGAGCGTTAGATTGATGTGGGTTAGTTATTTACCATTGTGTTCATTAGTTAATTCAAAGCTCTGAGTTTGATGTGAAATTCTGGAAAAATTGTGTAGTTGTGGTGATGATGGTAGAGTTCGAGGATGGAAATGGAGAGACTTTGCCTATTCTACAGAGAACCATGTCAAGCCATTGCTTGAATTGACTAATCCACAACACAAGTGAGTCTTAATTTCAGTGAATTATTTTGGTATGAATCTATTGGACTGATATACAAATGCTTATAGTCACCATTCTTTAGTGGGTTTTGTCTCATTTTGGGGATAAAAAAGTCTTCACACTAGTGTTCTGTTATGATCTGTCATGGCGTATCTAGTTCTTAACCAAGCAAACTGCTAAATGTTTGGAACTTTGGCTCTGTATTTTAGCTCTGTATTTAGGTTTTCTCATATCACTGGTGAAGGTATAGAAGTTGACTGTGTTGTTAATTATGGCAGGGACTTTTGTTTTTCTATGGAGTGCCTTTGGCTCACACCCTTTGAGCTCTCGACTGAAGCTCCTCCTCCTGTATCATCGTCAAGCAACCAGTACTTGTGACTCTCATTGAGGTATGTCTAACTCTGGGAACTCACATCTTCCGCGAGGTAGCCTTGCTGGGCTCGAGCCGATGAGTTTCATTACCTTGGCAACACCTCGTCTAGGAGTGAGAGGTAGAAAGCAGGTTCTATCCATTTCCTGTTATAATAATTGGAACTCATCAATTGTTTAGTATGATGTTAAAACAGTAGTTCTTTGGTCCCTCCCATTTTGGAATTATGAGACTGATCATAGAAGAAATTGTAGTGTCCACTCTAGCTCAACCCCCATAGCGATTTCTgagtaaaaagaaaacaaaattttctttgAGGTTATGATCTCtctaaaagaaaatcaaaatgaaaCAATTGTTTGTAGAGATTCACTAGAGATGTTTTTGGCAGttcatataattcaaaaaaaaaaattataagaaacctTAATTAAGAAACTCCCATTGGACCACTTAAAATGGGAGTTTCTTAACTAAAGTTCTTAGGttacttttattaattaaaaactcaCTAAGAAACCTATTTGGGGTGAtagggataatcatgctctaaagtAATGTTATGTCTCTTTACTTTATATGACTACTTACAATTATACTTGAACTTTTCTGAAAGAAAATTCTTTAACCTGATGTTTACTACATGTCTAAAGTAACATAACCTCTCAATATTCTTTGAATTTCTTCTCAAAACATGATATCATATCTGCGAGAccatatatgtttaatgtggTGGGGGTTGCATTCAATCCGGATTTCTTAACTTTCCAAAATCCGCCTAGTAGTAGACTATAATGTGTggttttaaaagttttgtttcctttgtttttgACTTTTTTCTAGTGTTCAGCTAGTGTTTGGCAATCATTACTTCTTGCAAACgtttctttccttttcctttaaaaacgaaaattaggACGAGTGCATAACGGACTAAAATGATTAGGACATCttggattttattttttcttctataatttacactaaaatagagtaactctattatagcgTAACTTTTTCTCCAGTGGTATTACGcaataatagagttactctattatggaatgaaatatagagaaatgtcatattttactttatatttggaATGGAAAAGTGacatttctctatattttactctataatagagtaattctattatagaataACACCactgaaacaaaaattatactATTGGAACAAAAGTTacactataatagagttactctattctGGTGTAAAttatagatgaaaaaatagAGTTCTATCGTAAATGGTCTTACTTACTTCAAGTCTTCGTTCATGAAACTTACAACGATTAATGACGTAAGTACTTTCATActattattttgattatttttgctacaaaattccaaaaatacaTACGTACTATCTTACCAACCATTATAACGACAAATCTGGATTAACTGGATAACGAGGTGTATTACTTCGGTAAAATACAAGGTACTCATGAATGGATAACCAAGGGGAAATATTATCCCAGCGAGAGGCCTACGTCAAAGAGATCCTCGGACTCCTTTCATCTTTATTCtgtgcacggaagcgctcgtcagtcttcttaatcatgcagagaaccaaGGAAAGATAACAGGGATGCGTGTTACACGCGCGTGTCTTTCGGTatctcaccttctctttgctgatgatagtcttttcttctgtaagacggagccccgtgaatgtgaagaagtgaTGAAAGTAGTCAGAAAATATGGGAAAGCATCATGACAATGCATTAACTTTGACAAATCCTCTTTACTCTTTGGTAAAAGGATCAACGCCAATGTCAGACAGCAGATTAAAGACACTTTGGGAATTCAGAATGAAGGAGGAATGAGAACTTATCTAGGAATTCCAAAAGATATTAGTGGCTCAAAATGCAGACGTTTTGCTTTTTAAAAGGATAAGCTAAGGcatagagtgaatggatggacGGGGAGATGGCTTTCGAAGGGAGGAAAGGAAGTACTGATCAAATCTATTTTGTTAGCTCTTCCGACTTATGTTATGTCCACATTTTTGCTTCCTTTGGAAATATGCGAAAACCTAGCAAGTGTCATTGCACAATTTTGGTAGAGTTCAAACCCACCGAAGAGAGGAATCCATTGGGAAAAATGGGAAAAGGTATGTTTACCACGAGAGGAGGGTGGGATTGGCttccgtatgatccatgagttcaaCCTAGTTTTATTAGCAAAACAACTATGGAGGTTAGTCCAATATCCGGATTCACTGGTTGCAAGAGTATTGAAGGGAAAATACTACAGGATGAGCTcgcctttgcgttctctttctGTAAGTAGTCCCTCGTATGTGTGGACCAGTATCTCAACAGCTAGAGAACTGTTGCTTTTGGGTATTAGACAAAAGATACATTCAGGATATGAGGTTAAGGTTTGGGAGGATCCTTGGATCCCTACGACACCAGCCAGACATGCTCGTCCCTTAGCACCAGTTCTTAACCCGAATATGAGAGTCAGCGATTTTATAAACCAGGATACAAAGGAATGGGATGTTGGCCTACTGCAAAATTATGTGCACCCTGAATACATACCTCTCATAAGGAGTATGGCCATAAGCTCGGCTCATCGCCGCGACACATTTTGTTGGAGCTACACGAAGAGTGGTATCTACACGGTTAAATTGGGATATTGGGTAGCTATCAATTTGATGCAACCTGAGGAAGTGAAAGAGATACTGGAACCCAATATAACAAAGCTACAggcctttgcttggaagataAAAGCTCCACAGAAAATTCGACATCTCATATGGCAATTGATAACAGGCCATGTGGCAGTAACGAAAAACTTGACAAGGCGAAACATGAGATGCGACAATTACTACCCAAGATGTGGGGAACCAGAAGAATCTGTCACTCATGCAATCTTTGATTGCCCACCTGCCCTACAAGTTTGGGCCTTATCCTCGACACCAACAAGTACAACTATCTTCCCAGTGTTAAGTGTCTATGCTAATATGGACTATCTCTTCTGGAGAAAGGACAACATTGTTCATCCAGATTCAGATATGGATCTttatccctggataatctggtatatttggaaagccaGGAATGATAAACTTTTTAGGGGAATTGATCGAGATCCTTTGGAGCTAGTTCGAAACGCAGAGAGCGAGTGCCAAGCCTAGTTCAATGCAAATGAGATGGTGCCATCACCTCAACAAGAACTTAGTAGTGTTCAACctcaagtcttaagcttgggtaatatatgTATGATTGATGGCTCTTGGACATCTACATCACAGTTCGGGTGTGGATGGGCTTGGATGGACAGCTTGGGGGAGGCTCAACTTATGGGAACTTTCGACGGGAATCTCCTCTGCATTCAGAACTAGAAGCACTAAGATGGACGATGTAGAGCATGCTGCAATACTCGACATGCCAGAGCTTTGGAACGGACTGCAAGGATTTGATTGCCATGATTAAGGAGCCACGAGATTGGCCAAGTTTTGCGACAGAATTGGAGAGAATAGAGACTCTACAGATATGCTTCCCGGATTTCAAGATTACTCATATCCCACGAGAGCAAAATCAGACTTCTGATTTTTTAGCTAGGACGGCAAGATCGTTCCATAGAGAGCTTcattttgttggttgttctattccggtttggttacccaGACTACTTCAAGTTTGAGTAACAGAATAGTCTttcgttgtcaaaaaaaaaaaaaaaaaaggaaaacgaCAACTTCTTGCGCTGACTTCTTTTGTGTTTCCTACCAACGATTAATAACGTTTATCTACTCAAAGAACGCTCAAGACAAACAAGGATAGTTTTTATAACATGTTTGTGTAATGATCTTCTCTATTCGTGACCAGACTAAGCGAGAACGAAGCATAAGTAAAGAAATAATGACGCAAGCAATGATGTTTAGTTTTTGTATAGATTAAACGCAATCAATgtgattttatgaaaacttaaaaatatagatgatgtttCATCACTAAAGTATATGACACAACAGAGAAAATCTCCTTTTTTATATTCAGCGATTTTTCCAGCAAGTTTCCTTCATTCACACTCATGAAATTACCAACCACTAGTGTGACGACGACATGAGGCCTAACGTTCTTTGAGTTTTTCCTTTCAAATActgacccttcttcttcttctcagagTTCAGTTCTTTGCTCTCCAAgaaatatatttgtttctttctccTTTTGTAACAAGTCTTTTCTCTTTTATCGTTCTTTCTTCTCCTTTCAGTttctctttttagtttttattaatggcttctctttctttctcgtCTCCTCATAATTGGGTGTATGACGTTTTCCCCAGCTTCAACGGGGAAGACGTCCGTGTAACTTTCCTCAGCCACTTTCTAAAGGAGCTTGATCAGATATTGATCATAGTTTTCAAAgacaacactacaagaaaacagcgtaattctgacggacattctgacggaaaatgagatcctcggaata
The window above is part of the Brassica napus cultivar Da-Ae chromosome C3, Da-Ae, whole genome shotgun sequence genome. Proteins encoded here:
- the LOC106386075 gene encoding uncharacterized protein LOC106386075 gives rise to the protein MAFYRSLRKLAETNPLKKARLFFQLPAVEPFLRSHRRFRRAAPTLHAQIASPFLMVRPSPRTSIPLFSTLETAPVRDASSLARKRRVLRKVKALSVRLICGDDGRVRGWKWRDFAYSTENHVKPLLELTNPQHKDFCFSMECLWLTPFELSTEAPPPVSSSSNQYL